Proteins encoded in a region of the Isosphaeraceae bacterium EP7 genome:
- a CDS encoding BON domain-containing protein encodes MKSAHSIKLLAALVAVAAIAPLAWGQQGAAQRAGQALDNAGKNVRRGVENAVARGRAAVQEQDLLDRVYSRIHWDKALVGSAIELEVRADGTAILRGPVTSAAAKERALDLVESTVGVTTIVNELVIGKEVQVIETAPATTTTTTTTVKPKRVIITPPVAEPRGAKVIVKP; translated from the coding sequence ATGAAGTCCGCCCACTCCATCAAGCTTCTCGCCGCCCTGGTAGCCGTCGCCGCTATCGCACCGCTGGCCTGGGGCCAGCAGGGGGCCGCGCAGCGGGCCGGCCAGGCGCTCGACAATGCCGGCAAGAACGTCCGTAGGGGCGTGGAGAACGCCGTCGCCCGCGGCAGGGCGGCCGTGCAGGAGCAGGACCTCCTCGACCGCGTCTATAGCCGGATCCACTGGGACAAGGCCCTCGTCGGCTCCGCCATCGAGCTGGAAGTCCGGGCCGACGGCACCGCCATCCTCCGCGGCCCGGTTACCAGCGCCGCCGCCAAGGAGCGGGCCCTTGACCTCGTCGAGTCCACCGTCGGCGTGACCACCATCGTCAACGAGCTCGTCATCGGCAAGGAAGTCCAGGTCATCGAGACCGCCCCGGCCACCACGACCACCACGACCACCACCGTCAAGCCGAAACGGGTCATCATCACCCCGCCCGTCGCCGAGCCCCGCGGCGCCAAGGTCATCGTCAAGCCCTGA
- the ispG gene encoding flavodoxin-dependent (E)-4-hydroxy-3-methylbut-2-enyl-diphosphate synthase, protein MAYSTTVARHKTREVAVGDVIVGGQHPICVQSMTTTNTFDVAETVAQIRALEEAGCEVVRVTVPKKEDVEACAAIRDQIKIPLIADIHYDYRMALACLDAVTPTGKRAVDKIRINPGNIGGYERFKEVVRKAHDRGVPMRIGVNSGSLEEDLIEKYGFPCPEAMVESALRYIEMAEALGYHKMIVSLKASHVPTAVECYSQYATQSDYPTHVGITEAGSREYGTLKSAAGIGAIVLRGIGDTIRVSLLGDPVPEIAAGFDILRACDRRVTRPEVVACPTCGRLDIDLERIVAEVEDKMRHLKNPLRISILGCLVNGFGEAKEADIGIAAGAGKGIIFKRGVPIRHVLEADMVQALLDEVERFEEDTPALKSFQDKQAKKAANALTVLS, encoded by the coding sequence ATGGCGTACTCGACGACGGTGGCTCGGCACAAGACCCGCGAAGTGGCGGTCGGCGACGTGATCGTCGGCGGCCAGCACCCGATCTGCGTGCAGTCGATGACCACGACGAACACGTTCGACGTCGCCGAGACGGTGGCCCAGATCAGGGCCCTGGAAGAGGCGGGCTGCGAGGTGGTGCGGGTGACGGTCCCCAAGAAGGAGGACGTCGAGGCCTGCGCCGCTATCCGCGACCAGATCAAGATCCCCCTGATCGCCGACATTCATTATGACTATCGGATGGCCCTGGCCTGTCTGGACGCGGTGACGCCGACCGGCAAGCGCGCGGTCGACAAGATCCGGATCAACCCCGGGAACATCGGCGGATACGAACGCTTCAAGGAAGTGGTGCGCAAGGCGCACGACCGCGGCGTGCCGATGCGGATCGGGGTCAACAGCGGCAGCCTGGAAGAAGACCTGATCGAGAAGTACGGCTTCCCCTGCCCCGAGGCGATGGTCGAGAGCGCCCTGCGCTACATCGAGATGGCCGAGGCGCTCGGCTACCACAAGATGATCGTGAGCCTGAAGGCCAGCCACGTGCCGACGGCCGTGGAATGCTACTCGCAGTATGCGACCCAGAGCGACTACCCGACCCACGTCGGCATCACCGAAGCGGGCTCGCGCGAGTACGGCACCCTGAAGAGCGCGGCGGGCATCGGCGCGATCGTGCTGCGGGGGATCGGCGACACGATCCGGGTCTCCTTGCTGGGCGACCCGGTGCCCGAGATCGCGGCGGGGTTCGACATTCTGCGCGCCTGCGACCGCCGGGTGACGCGTCCCGAGGTGGTGGCCTGCCCGACCTGCGGGCGCCTGGACATCGACCTGGAGCGGATCGTCGCCGAGGTCGAGGACAAGATGAGGCACCTGAAGAACCCGCTCCGGATCAGCATCCTGGGATGCCTGGTCAACGGCTTCGGCGAGGCCAAGGAAGCCGACATCGGGATTGCCGCGGGCGCCGGCAAGGGGATCATCTTCAAGAGGGGCGTGCCGATCCGCCACGTCCTGGAGGCGGACATGGTCCAGGCCCTCCTCGACGAGGTCGAGCGGTTCGAGGAGGACACGCCCGCCCTGAAGTCGTTCCAGGACAAGCAGGCGAAGAAGGCCGCCAACGCCCTGACCGTGCTGAGCTGA
- a CDS encoding DUF4465 domain-containing protein: MNRMLLGSLVALALAVRPAAADSVVDFNDLTLAPDSAFNGPVPGGTTVDGPYGPVVVGSFQSGGASFGNAYDTTYGSWNGFAYSNVNDTTTPGFTNQFAAVTGTGHTPVAPGQVDNYGVAFGYRDIAASSSGNAAFDPSNAGQLRGLPTIGLPAGQGLAGLYVTNTTYAAKSMLNGDGFAKKFGGDSGNDADFFRLSAYGIDANGNALAAHVDFDLADFRFADNSMDYIVDDWRFMDLSALAGAVSVSFNLSSSDVGSYGMNTPAYFAFDDLVFRSSVAVPEPATLVMSAIAGLAIAPLALRRKAA; the protein is encoded by the coding sequence ATGAATCGCATGCTCCTCGGCTCGCTCGTCGCCCTCGCCCTCGCGGTGCGCCCGGCAGCCGCAGACTCCGTCGTCGACTTCAATGACCTGACGCTCGCCCCCGACTCCGCCTTCAACGGCCCGGTCCCCGGCGGCACCACCGTCGACGGCCCCTACGGCCCCGTGGTCGTCGGCTCGTTCCAGAGCGGCGGCGCGAGCTTCGGCAATGCCTATGACACGACCTACGGCAGCTGGAACGGATTCGCCTACTCCAACGTCAACGACACCACCACGCCCGGCTTCACCAACCAGTTCGCCGCCGTCACCGGCACCGGCCACACCCCCGTCGCCCCCGGCCAGGTCGACAACTACGGCGTCGCCTTCGGTTATCGCGACATCGCGGCCAGTAGCTCGGGCAACGCCGCATTCGACCCCTCGAATGCCGGCCAGCTCCGCGGCCTCCCCACCATCGGCCTCCCCGCAGGCCAGGGCCTCGCCGGCCTGTACGTCACCAACACGACATATGCCGCCAAGTCAATGCTCAACGGCGACGGCTTCGCCAAGAAGTTCGGCGGAGACTCGGGCAACGACGCCGACTTCTTCAGGCTCTCCGCCTACGGCATCGACGCCAACGGCAATGCCCTGGCCGCCCACGTCGACTTCGACCTGGCCGACTTCCGCTTCGCCGACAACTCGATGGACTACATCGTCGACGACTGGCGCTTCATGGACCTCTCCGCGCTCGCCGGCGCCGTCAGCGTCTCGTTCAATCTCTCGTCGTCGGATGTCGGGAGCTATGGCATGAACACGCCCGCGTATTTCGCCTTCGACGACCTCGTCTTCCGCTCGTCGGTCGCCGTCCCCGAGCCCGCCACGCTGGTGATGTCCGCCATCGCCGGGCTGGCCATCGCCCCCCTGGCCCTGCGCCGCAAGGCGGCCTGA
- a CDS encoding phosphohydrolase: MHDQFKKRFRDGAKGASGDRLRLQIAVEAAKRLYPVIGPAEGADPGVLRDATEAEYYAAKRKAAAVLGHRVRPGDLPSDSEVRQQVLALARGGHDDETADDDAEGDSDEDAPEASFDRLADVIDRFAVYKLRLLPLESVKQDPRRHPEGDALYHSLQAYEQARAVRPYDEEFLLAALLHDVGKAVDPRDHIAAGVDALRGSVTPRTLWLVGHQKDAAGRGVARASAPESADWLEDLALLREVDEAARVPGVSVPTVEEALDALRALEAENDEGADEPPAEAEIQAPDDDTP; this comes from the coding sequence ATGCACGATCAATTCAAGAAACGCTTCCGCGATGGCGCCAAGGGGGCCAGCGGGGACAGGCTCCGCCTCCAGATCGCCGTCGAGGCCGCCAAGCGGCTCTATCCCGTCATCGGCCCCGCCGAGGGGGCCGACCCTGGCGTCCTGCGCGACGCCACCGAGGCCGAATACTACGCGGCCAAGCGCAAGGCCGCCGCCGTCCTCGGCCATCGCGTCAGGCCCGGTGATCTCCCCTCCGACTCCGAGGTCCGCCAGCAGGTCCTCGCCCTTGCCCGCGGCGGCCACGACGACGAGACCGCGGACGACGACGCCGAGGGCGACTCGGACGAAGACGCCCCCGAGGCCTCCTTCGACCGCCTGGCCGACGTCATCGACCGCTTCGCCGTCTACAAGCTCAGGCTCCTCCCCCTCGAATCGGTGAAGCAGGATCCGCGCAGGCATCCCGAAGGCGACGCCCTCTACCACAGCCTCCAGGCCTACGAGCAGGCCCGCGCCGTGCGCCCCTACGACGAGGAATTCCTGCTGGCGGCCCTACTGCACGACGTCGGCAAGGCCGTCGACCCCCGCGACCACATCGCCGCCGGGGTCGACGCCCTCCGCGGCTCAGTCACCCCCCGCACCCTCTGGCTCGTCGGGCACCAGAAGGACGCGGCCGGTCGCGGCGTCGCGCGGGCCTCGGCCCCCGAGTCGGCCGACTGGCTCGAAGACCTGGCACTGCTCCGCGAGGTCGACGAGGCCGCACGCGTCCCCGGTGTGTCCGTCCCCACCGTCGAGGAGGCCCTGGACGCCCTGCGCGCCCTCGAGGCCGAGAACGACGAGGGTGCGGACGAGCCGCCCGCCGAGGCAGAAATCCAGGCCCCAGACGACGACACCCCTTGA
- a CDS encoding PEP-CTERM sorting domain-containing protein, with protein MQIAEKLKAITAVAAVALAIAAPAKADQVGQFIQLAPTPTFTFTNLGTVGGSIIGADIKPGLYVDAVGGGSYSASTSLNLQYVSDDTYKGSFSIIATAASGTIAVGDVLFSATYTAILSGGIGSLSLNNVSTDNVVSALYTNTFSDLVTGFTFTNIQGNVSTASSPITGSATGNGLIAISGTIAAVPEPGSMVMFGLGMLAPFALLARRSS; from the coding sequence ATGCAAATCGCAGAGAAGCTCAAGGCGATCACCGCCGTCGCCGCCGTCGCCCTCGCCATCGCCGCACCGGCCAAGGCCGATCAGGTCGGCCAGTTCATCCAGCTCGCCCCCACCCCCACGTTCACCTTCACGAACCTGGGCACCGTCGGCGGCTCCATCATCGGTGCCGACATCAAGCCCGGCCTGTATGTCGACGCCGTCGGCGGCGGCTCCTACAGCGCCAGCACCAGCCTCAACCTCCAATACGTCAGCGACGATACCTACAAGGGCTCCTTCAGCATCATCGCCACCGCCGCCAGCGGGACGATCGCCGTCGGCGACGTCCTCTTCTCGGCCACCTACACCGCCATCCTCTCCGGCGGCATCGGCTCGCTGAGCCTGAACAATGTCTCGACCGACAACGTGGTCTCCGCGCTCTACACGAACACGTTCAGCGACCTGGTCACCGGCTTCACGTTCACGAATATCCAGGGGAACGTCTCGACGGCCTCCTCGCCGATCACCGGCTCCGCCACCGGTAACGGCCTGATCGCCATTTCCGGAACGATTGCCGCCGTGCCCGAGCCCGGCTCGATGGTCATGTTCGGCCTGGGCATGCTCGCGCCGTTCGCCCTCCTCGCCCGTCGTAGTTCCTGA
- a CDS encoding type II toxin-antitoxin system YafQ family toxin gives MAAARKCSTNWASDVAKKKPRIPPPALPPLTPSLTTRFTRDLERMRKRGEDLGRLRQVIAILCSREPLAQEYRDHPLKGEYKGWRDCHVSPDCLVIYRMTETELVLARTGTHSDLFE, from the coding sequence ATGGCAGCAGCCAGGAAATGTTCGACGAATTGGGCCTCTGACGTGGCGAAGAAAAAGCCACGGATCCCGCCGCCCGCCTTGCCACCCCTCACACCGTCCCTGACGACCCGCTTCACGCGCGATCTCGAGCGGATGCGAAAGCGCGGCGAAGACCTGGGGCGATTGAGGCAGGTGATCGCGATCCTCTGCTCGCGCGAACCGCTCGCCCAGGAATACAGGGACCACCCCCTCAAGGGAGAATACAAGGGGTGGCGCGATTGCCACGTCTCCCCAGACTGTCTGGTCATTTACCGCATGACAGAGACAGAACTCGTACTTGCACGCACCGGAACACACTCCGACTTGTTTGAATGA
- a CDS encoding DUF3592 domain-containing protein, with the protein MKEGVGGFIVFMSIFSSIGFVILGLGLWNAWQSRRASYWPVTPCQFSELALKEHRGDGDGATTHGVEVRFTYDVGGVEYEGTVLAFGYAPSIGVAAHEEIYRKLKGANLVSARYNPANPAESCLSYGISKSILSNFIFSGIWLALSAGATCLYWLCFWGEDVLLRNLSIG; encoded by the coding sequence ATGAAAGAAGGCGTCGGCGGTTTCATCGTGTTTATGAGCATTTTCTCCTCAATTGGATTCGTCATTCTCGGCCTGGGTCTGTGGAACGCATGGCAATCAAGGCGTGCGAGCTATTGGCCGGTGACTCCGTGCCAGTTCTCTGAACTCGCCTTGAAAGAGCATCGCGGCGACGGCGACGGCGCCACGACCCACGGTGTCGAGGTCCGCTTCACTTACGACGTCGGGGGCGTCGAATACGAGGGGACGGTGCTCGCCTTCGGGTATGCACCCAGCATCGGCGTGGCCGCGCACGAGGAAATTTACCGGAAACTGAAAGGGGCCAATCTCGTCTCCGCTCGCTACAATCCCGCCAATCCCGCCGAATCGTGCCTCTCCTATGGAATCAGTAAATCGATACTTTCGAATTTTATCTTCTCGGGAATCTGGCTCGCGTTATCCGCCGGGGCAACTTGCCTCTATTGGCTGTGTTTCTGGGGCGAAGACGTGCTCCTTCGGAACCTGTCGATCGGTTGA
- a CDS encoding HAD family phosphatase, protein MPLDTDAPTLFFDIGGVLLTNGWDTAARRAAAELFGLDYSEFQARHEMLKTAMETGRISLDDYVARAVFHKSRPFTPDAFKQVMFDASVPLGDTLDFVRALAATGRYRLFTLNNESRDLHEHRVRTYNLAPIFRGFLASCYLGQAKPDASIYANALGIAGCPPSQAVFIDDRALNVESAQASGLDAYQFTDLDALRAYLAARGVTA, encoded by the coding sequence ATGCCCCTCGACACCGACGCGCCCACGCTCTTCTTCGACATCGGCGGCGTCCTGCTCACCAACGGCTGGGACACCGCCGCCAGGCGAGCCGCCGCCGAGCTGTTCGGCCTCGATTACAGCGAGTTCCAGGCCCGCCACGAGATGCTCAAGACCGCCATGGAGACCGGCCGCATCAGCCTGGACGACTACGTCGCCCGCGCCGTCTTCCACAAGTCGAGGCCCTTCACCCCCGACGCATTCAAGCAGGTCATGTTCGACGCCTCGGTCCCCCTGGGTGACACCCTCGACTTCGTCAGGGCCCTGGCCGCCACCGGCCGCTACCGGCTCTTCACCCTCAACAATGAGAGCCGCGACCTGCACGAGCACCGGGTGCGTACCTACAACCTCGCCCCCATCTTTCGCGGCTTCCTCGCCTCCTGCTACCTCGGCCAGGCCAAGCCCGACGCATCGATCTATGCCAACGCCCTGGGCATCGCGGGCTGCCCTCCGTCGCAGGCCGTCTTCATCGACGACCGCGCCCTGAACGTCGAGAGCGCCCAGGCCTCGGGTCTCGACGCCTACCAGTTCACCGACCTGGACGCCCTCAGGGCCTATCTGGCCGCCCGCGGCGTCACCGCCTGA
- a CDS encoding BNR-4 repeat-containing protein — protein MTHGFGGVVALAAVVLVASTAGAEEPPGSTRVAGYVGCWYSIGATKDEFKFKYSGGMATYPQQHAPIAVYDGPSNRTYFVYGGANEARTSILHMVSYFDHATGTVPRPVVLLDKKTTDAHDNPVLQVDEAGYLWVFSNSHGAGRPSFIHRSLKPRSIDGFERILKSNFSYGNAWVVPGHGFLFLHTKYAAGRGLRFMTSPDGREWSGPTPLAKIDQGDYQVSWRRGGTVGTAFDYHPRPLGLDARTNLYYLQTPDAGATWTTAGGHAVTLPLAEPANAALVRDFAAEGKLVYLKDLNFDAEGRPVVLFLTSKGHLPGPKQGPHQWQTAHWTGEGWRFRPFTTSDHNYDHGSLSIEAGGLWRVIAPTEPGPQPYGTGGEMVIWTSADEGATWLKGKQLTVGNGRNQTYARRPLDARPDFYALWADGDARAKSESSLYFTDREGSHVWRLPARVEGDSARPEVVK, from the coding sequence TTGACGCACGGATTCGGGGGGGTGGTGGCGTTGGCGGCGGTGGTGTTGGTTGCGTCGACGGCGGGGGCCGAGGAGCCCCCGGGGTCGACCCGCGTCGCAGGGTATGTCGGGTGCTGGTACTCGATCGGGGCGACGAAGGACGAATTCAAGTTCAAGTACAGCGGCGGGATGGCCACCTACCCGCAGCAGCACGCGCCGATCGCCGTTTACGACGGGCCGTCGAATCGGACCTACTTCGTCTACGGCGGCGCGAACGAGGCGCGGACGTCGATCCTGCACATGGTCTCGTACTTCGACCACGCGACGGGGACGGTGCCTCGGCCGGTCGTCTTGCTGGACAAGAAGACGACCGATGCGCACGACAATCCGGTGCTCCAGGTCGACGAGGCGGGGTACCTCTGGGTGTTCTCGAACTCGCACGGGGCGGGCCGGCCGTCGTTCATCCACCGGAGCCTGAAGCCTCGGTCGATCGACGGGTTCGAGCGGATCCTGAAGTCGAACTTCTCGTATGGCAATGCGTGGGTGGTGCCGGGCCACGGGTTCCTGTTCCTGCACACCAAGTATGCCGCGGGGCGCGGGCTGAGGTTCATGACGAGCCCGGACGGCCGCGAGTGGTCGGGGCCGACCCCGCTGGCCAAGATCGACCAGGGGGACTATCAGGTCAGCTGGCGGCGCGGCGGGACGGTGGGGACGGCCTTCGACTATCACCCGAGGCCGCTTGGGCTCGACGCGCGGACGAATCTGTACTATTTGCAGACGCCCGACGCCGGGGCCACCTGGACGACGGCCGGCGGGCACGCCGTGACACTGCCGCTGGCCGAGCCGGCCAACGCGGCCCTGGTGCGCGACTTCGCGGCCGAGGGGAAGCTGGTCTACCTGAAGGACCTGAACTTCGACGCCGAGGGGCGGCCGGTGGTTCTGTTCCTGACCAGCAAAGGGCACCTGCCCGGCCCGAAGCAGGGCCCGCACCAGTGGCAGACGGCGCACTGGACGGGCGAAGGTTGGCGGTTCCGGCCGTTCACGACGTCGGATCATAACTACGATCACGGATCGCTCTCCATCGAGGCCGGCGGCCTCTGGCGGGTGATCGCGCCGACGGAACCCGGGCCCCAGCCGTACGGCACGGGCGGGGAGATGGTGATCTGGACGAGCGCCGACGAGGGGGCGACCTGGCTCAAGGGGAAGCAACTGACCGTCGGCAATGGCCGGAACCAGACGTACGCGAGGCGGCCGCTGGACGCGCGACCCGACTTCTACGCGCTCTGGGCCGACGGCGATGCCCGGGCAAAGTCGGAGTCGAGCCTGTACTTCACCGACCGCGAGGGGAGCCACGTCTGGCGGCTCCCCGCCCGCGTCGAGGGCGACTCCGCGCGACCTGAGGTGGTGAAGTGA
- a CDS encoding PEP-CTERM sorting domain-containing protein, producing MQITAKLKAITAVAAVALAIAAPAKADQVGQFIQLAPTPTFTFTNLGTVGGSIIGADIKPGLYVDAIGGGSYSASTNLNLQYVGGDTYSGSYSIVATAASGSIAIGDVLFSAAYTATLTGGNGSLSLNNVLTTGIFSALYTQPLFDAVTGFTMTNVKGSVNTTSSPITGSGTGNGVISISANLAAVPEPASMVMLGLGMLAPIALGVRRASKV from the coding sequence ATGCAAATCACAGCGAAGCTCAAGGCGATCACCGCCGTCGCCGCCGTCGCCCTCGCCATCGCCGCACCGGCCAAGGCCGATCAGGTCGGCCAGTTCATCCAGCTCGCCCCCACCCCCACGTTCACCTTCACGAACCTGGGCACCGTCGGCGGCTCCATCATCGGCGCCGACATCAAGCCCGGCCTGTATGTCGACGCCATCGGCGGCGGCTCCTACAGCGCCAGCACCAACCTCAACCTCCAGTACGTCGGCGGCGACACCTACAGCGGCTCCTACAGCATCGTCGCCACCGCCGCCAGCGGATCGATCGCCATCGGCGACGTCCTCTTCTCGGCCGCCTACACCGCCACCCTCACCGGCGGCAACGGCTCGCTGAGCCTGAACAACGTCCTGACGACCGGCATCTTCTCCGCCCTCTACACCCAGCCCCTCTTCGACGCCGTCACCGGCTTCACGATGACCAACGTCAAGGGTAGCGTCAACACCACCAGCTCGCCCATCACGGGCAGCGGCACCGGCAACGGCGTGATCTCGATCTCGGCCAACCTGGCCGCCGTGCCCGAGCCCGCCTCGATGGTCATGCTCGGCCTGGGCATGCTCGCGCCGATCGCCCTCGGCGTCCGCCGCGCCTCCAAGGTCTGA
- a CDS encoding DUF4465 domain-containing protein: MNRPFAPLLAALGLALFGAGRSAADSVVDFNDVPLAPNSASYGYDPSIPVGGSATTHFQSGGASFSHTFTNYGGGFTGWDGTAVSNVNDPTTAGFTNQFAAVTGTGYNPASGGLVDNYAVVTPSVSIGVAPGQSIAGLYVTNTTYAALSMTNGDGFAKQFGGISGSDADWFKLTASGKDANGNALASTVDFYLADFRFVDNSKDYIVNDWRFMDLSALADASSISFRFSSSDVGAYGMNTPAYAAIDNLVFRSAVAVPEPATLVMSATAGLILAAAGARRR, encoded by the coding sequence ATGAATCGCCCCTTCGCGCCCCTGCTGGCCGCCCTCGGCCTGGCCCTTTTTGGCGCAGGACGCTCGGCCGCAGATAGCGTCGTTGACTTCAATGACGTGCCCCTCGCGCCCAACTCGGCCAGCTACGGCTACGACCCCAGCATCCCCGTCGGCGGGTCGGCGACCACCCACTTCCAGAGCGGCGGGGCCTCGTTCTCGCACACCTTCACCAACTACGGCGGCGGGTTCACCGGCTGGGACGGCACCGCCGTCTCCAACGTGAATGACCCCACCACCGCCGGCTTCACCAACCAGTTCGCCGCCGTCACCGGCACCGGCTACAACCCCGCCTCGGGCGGCCTGGTCGACAACTACGCCGTCGTCACCCCCTCCGTCAGCATCGGCGTGGCCCCCGGGCAGTCCATCGCCGGCCTGTACGTCACCAACACCACCTATGCTGCGCTGTCGATGACGAACGGCGACGGCTTCGCCAAGCAATTCGGCGGAATCTCGGGAAGCGACGCCGACTGGTTCAAGCTCACCGCCAGCGGCAAGGACGCCAACGGAAACGCCCTGGCCAGCACGGTCGACTTCTACCTGGCCGACTTCCGTTTCGTCGACAACTCGAAGGATTACATCGTCAACGACTGGCGCTTCATGGACCTCTCCGCGCTCGCAGACGCCTCGTCCATCTCCTTCCGATTCAGCTCTTCCGACGTCGGCGCCTACGGCATGAACACCCCCGCCTACGCCGCCATCGACAACCTCGTCTTCCGCTCGGCCGTCGCCGTGCCCGAGCCCGCCACGCTCGTGATGTCCGCCACCGCCGGGCTCATCCTCGCCGCCGCCGGCGCCCGCCGACGCTGA
- a CDS encoding type II toxin-antitoxin system RelB/DinJ family antitoxin — protein MGTAKTEVIHARIDSTLKARAEAIFETLGLNASDAIRLFYAQVTLANGLPFPVKIPNAETREAIQDAEAGNLKRYGSSQEMFDELGL, from the coding sequence ATGGGAACCGCGAAGACCGAAGTCATCCACGCGCGAATCGACTCCACCTTGAAGGCTCGGGCCGAGGCGATCTTCGAGACGCTGGGCCTGAATGCCAGCGACGCGATCCGCCTCTTCTATGCCCAAGTGACGCTGGCAAACGGGTTGCCATTTCCCGTCAAGATCCCCAACGCGGAAACCCGCGAGGCGATCCAGGATGCCGAGGCCGGCAACCTCAAGCGTTATGGCAGCAGCCAGGAAATGTTCGACGAATTGGGCCTCTGA
- a CDS encoding methyltransferase domain-containing protein, with protein MPTLPSPLKRALLPIWNRGHQLARRLAEYADAFRHRRIQRCEVCGRLAPMLLRPRAIPDELRRRWGLTPGLADALVRKETLDCAACGAKLRARRIARVLLELYPTGSPPGPAPSLAVWAASPEARRLRIAEINTIDGLHAVLSGLPGLVASDFHEPGQPQTTGVRHEDLAALSYQDASFDLVLTSETLEHVPDLPRALAEIRRILTPEGRHVFTIPVLPSTPSTFARARLGPDGSFLPLAPFIAHPGGDRGYPVFTEFGADLPDLMRAAGFDLDVHHGPNSPDDLAQVYVATPIHRSNVRRSDETPASI; from the coding sequence ATGCCCACCTTGCCCAGCCCCCTGAAACGGGCCCTGCTGCCGATCTGGAATCGCGGCCATCAGCTCGCCCGACGCCTGGCCGAATACGCCGACGCCTTCCGCCACCGGCGGATTCAGCGCTGCGAGGTCTGCGGCCGGCTGGCCCCCATGCTGCTCCGCCCGCGCGCCATCCCCGACGAGCTCAGGCGGCGATGGGGCCTCACCCCAGGCCTGGCCGACGCCCTGGTGCGCAAAGAAACGCTCGACTGCGCCGCCTGCGGCGCCAAGCTCCGCGCACGCCGGATCGCCCGCGTGCTGCTGGAGTTGTATCCGACGGGCTCCCCCCCCGGGCCCGCCCCGTCGCTGGCCGTGTGGGCTGCCTCGCCCGAGGCACGCCGCCTCCGGATCGCCGAGATCAACACCATCGACGGGCTGCACGCGGTCCTCTCGGGCCTCCCCGGCCTCGTCGCCAGCGACTTTCACGAGCCGGGGCAGCCCCAGACCACCGGCGTCCGCCACGAAGACCTGGCCGCGCTCTCCTACCAGGACGCCTCGTTCGACCTAGTCCTCACCTCCGAGACCCTCGAGCACGTCCCCGACCTCCCCCGCGCCCTGGCCGAGATCCGCCGCATCCTCACGCCGGAGGGCCGGCACGTCTTCACCATCCCCGTGCTCCCCTCGACCCCCTCCACCTTCGCACGCGCGAGGCTCGGGCCCGATGGCTCCTTCCTCCCGCTCGCACCGTTCATCGCCCACCCCGGCGGCGACCGCGGCTATCCCGTCTTCACCGAGTTCGGCGCCGACCTGCCCGACCTCATGCGCGCCGCGGGCTTCGACCTGGACGTCCACCACGGGCCCAACTCCCCCGATGACCTGGCCCAGGTCTACGTCGCCACACCCATCCACCGGTCCAATGTCCGAAGATCCGACGAAACCCCCGCCTCAATATGA
- a CDS encoding DUF4177 domain-containing protein, which translates to MAIVFHCTCGHALRTQDDSAGKKTRCPACNQVLTIPAKPAAVGAHGPTPAHAPTPAHGHATAHGHAPTSGGHATMVATGPALDQDPFAMELDWASLKAAPHVPAQEMEQARPIISGGAIKVDSAPTELAHPEVPAPEDGSRQYRVLTQKDPGLTGKFNGLRLEEVLNDHASRGWCLKAAFAMNMPGHGGHHDELVVILER; encoded by the coding sequence ATGGCCATCGTCTTCCATTGTACGTGCGGGCACGCGCTGCGAACGCAGGACGACTCGGCGGGCAAGAAGACGCGGTGCCCGGCGTGCAACCAGGTGCTGACGATCCCGGCCAAGCCGGCGGCCGTCGGGGCGCATGGACCCACTCCGGCGCATGCCCCCACGCCGGCGCATGGACACGCGACCGCGCATGGGCACGCGCCGACGTCGGGGGGCCATGCGACGATGGTGGCCACGGGGCCCGCGCTGGATCAGGACCCGTTCGCGATGGAGCTGGATTGGGCGTCGCTGAAGGCGGCCCCGCACGTCCCGGCCCAGGAGATGGAGCAGGCGCGGCCGATCATCAGCGGCGGCGCCATCAAGGTGGACTCGGCGCCCACCGAGCTGGCGCACCCGGAGGTCCCCGCGCCCGAGGACGGATCGCGGCAGTACCGGGTCCTGACGCAGAAGGACCCGGGGCTGACGGGCAAGTTCAACGGGTTGAGGCTGGAGGAGGTGCTCAACGACCACGCGAGCCGAGGCTGGTGCCTGAAGGCCGCTTTCGCGATGAACATGCCGGGTCACGGCGGGCATCACGACGAGCTGGTGGTGATCCTGGAGCGTTGA